The following are encoded in a window of Apis mellifera strain DH4 linkage group LG10, Amel_HAv3.1, whole genome shotgun sequence genomic DNA:
- the LOC410207 gene encoding dihydropyrimidine dehydrogenase [NADP(+)] has protein sequence MTSVTILSKDVPDIENLLHLNPKIKPFANVVPSAITKENKRKWKRNINENCSKCPPLTKNFDDIKHTTLSERGALKEAARCLKCADAPCQKSCPTQLDIKSFITSISNKNYYGAAKAILSDNPLGLTCGMVCPTSDLCVGGCNLHASEEGPINIGGLQQFATDIFKQMNISQTRIPGQNVSHADTKIALLGCGPASLSCATFLARLGYNNITIFEKQNYIGGLSSSEIPQYRLPYDIVNFEIDLVKDLGVKIELGKALSKDNLTIESLQNSGYKAIFLGIGLPDAKAIPIFSNLTEEMGFFTSKSFLPKVAKGSKPGMCACKRNELPSLHGKVVVLGAGDTAFDCATSALRCGAKKIYVVFRKGFTNIRAVPEEFDLAKEEKCEFIPFQSPKQVIVRNGKIIAIEFYRTEENENDEWIEDKEQICRLKADFVISAFGSGLQNQDVIQAMVPIKMNKWNLPEVDSQTMSTSIPGVFCGGDLAGIAHTTVESVNDGKTAAWYIHKFIQNSYNLEVPKIPQLPKFHTPIDDVDLSIEICGLKFENPFGLASAPPTTSSTMIRRAFEAGWGFVVTKTFSLDKDLVTNVSPRIIKGTTSRHHYGPEQGSFLNIELISEKSEAYWCNSIRELKKDFPTKILIASIMCSYNRADWTELSQKAERAGADALELNLSCPHGMGESGMGLACGQDPVLVRNISRWIREAVKIPFFVKLTPNITDIVSIAKAAYEGHANGVSAINTVQSLMGLHADATPWPAVGIKKATTYGGMSGNATRPQALRAVSAISKALPGFPILGIGGIESADVALQFLHCGASVLQVCSAVQNQDFTLIDDYITGLKALLYLKNLKQLKNWDGQSPPTFKHQKGKPVVLQHALGKNIPYFGEYQKLREAKIAEIKAISNPLDNLVETTRSSPETITAIPSIKDVIGKALNYIGTYKDLNNKEQVIALIDDDMCINCGKCYIACADSGYQAIKFDSETHIPTVTDDCTGCTLCLSVCPIIDCITMVPKRIPHVINRGVPLKECFNFEIE, from the exons ATGACATCTGTTACAATACTAAGCAAAGATGTGCCTGATATCGAA aatcttttacatttaaatccaaaaataaaacCATTTGCGAATGTTGTTCCATCAGCAATTACcaaagagaataaaagaaaatggaaaaggaacattaatgaaaattgtagT AAATGTCCACCTTTGacaaaaaatttcgatgacATTAAACACACAACATTAAGCGAACGTGGTGCATTAAAAGAAGCTGCGCGTTGTTTAAAATGTGCAGATGCTCCTTGTCAAAAATCGTGTCCAACACAATTAgacattaaatcttttattacttctatttcaaataaaaattattacgggGCAGCAAAAGCAATTTTATCTGATAATCCTCTTGGACTTACATGTGGTATGGTTTGTCCGACAAGTGACCTTTGCGTAGGAGGATGTAATTTGCACGCATCCGAAGAAGGACCTATCAATATCGGCGGTCTTCAACAATTTGCCAcagat atctttAAACAAATGAACATATCTCAAACTAGAATTCCTGGACAAAATGTTTCACATGCAGACACTAAAATCGCCTTGCTCGGCTGTGGACCAGCTTCTTTGTCTTGTGCAACATTCCTTGCACGTTTaggttataataatataacaatttttgagAAACAAAATTACATTGGTGGATTGAGCTCGTCAGAAATTCCACAATATCGATTACCATATGATATTGTTAACTTTGAGATTGATCTTGTTAAAGATTTAGGAGTAAAGATTGAATTGGGTAAAGCACTATCCAAGGATAATTTAACGATAGAg agTCTTCAAAATTCCGGATATAAAGCGATCTTTTTAGGAATCGGTCTTCCAGACGCAAAAGCTATTCCAATTTTCTCAAATCTTACAGAAGAAATGGGTTTTTTTACATCAAAGAGTTTTTTACCAAAAGTAGCAAAAGGTAGTAAACCGGGAATGTGCGCatgtaaaagaaatgaattaccTTCTCTTCATGGTAAAGTTGTTGTCCTCGGAGCTGGAGATACAGCTTTCGATTGTGCTACTTCTGCTCTAAGATGTGGggcaaagaaaatttatgtagTTTTTAGAAAAGGATTTACTAATATTCGAGCTGTACCTGAAGAA tttgatttagcaaaagaagaaaaatgtgaGTTTATTCCTTTTCAATCGCCGAAACAAGTAATTGTTCGAAAcggaaaaataattgcaatagaATTTTACCGAACAGAGGAAAACGAAAATGATGAATGGATAGAAGATAAGGAACAAATTTGTAGATTAAAAGCTGATTTTGTAATATCTGCCTTCGGATCAGGATTGCAAAATCAAGacg taatacaAGCTATGGTAcccattaaaatgaataaatggaaTTTACCGGAAGTAGATTCACAAACCATGAGCACTTCTATTCCCGGAGTTTTTTGCGGTGGAGATCTTGCTGGAATTGCTCATACTACTGTTGAATCTGTAAATGATGGTAAAACTGCTGCATGGTATATTCACAAATTTATTcag aattcttATAATCTGGAAGTACCTAAAATTCCTCAATTACCTAAATTTCATACCCCAATTGATGATGTTGATTTATCTATTGAAATATGtggtttaaaatttgaaaatccttTCGGTCTTGCTTCTGCACCACCGACCACTTCTAGTACCATGATTAGACGAGCTTTTGAGGCTGGATGGGGTTTTGTAGTtacaaaaacattttctttggataag gATCTTGTTACAAATGTATCTCCACGAATAATTAAAGGTACAACTTCTCGACATCATTACGGTCCGGAACAGggcagttttttaaatattgaattaatatctgaaaaatcGGAAGCTTATTGGTGCAATAGtattagagaattaaaaaaagattttccgACTAAG attcttaTTGCTAGTATTATGTGTTCGTACAATAGAGCAGATTGGACAGAACTTTCTCAAAAAGCAGAAAGAGCTGGGGCTGAcgctttagaattaaatttatcttgtcCTCATGGAATGGGAGAATCTGGAATGGGTTTGGCTTGCGGCcag gaTCCTGTATTGgtgagaaatatttcaagatgGATTCGGGAAGCTGTGAAGATACCATTCTTTGTGAAATTAACACCAAATATTACTGATATTGTTTCAATAGCGAAGGCAGCTTATGAAG gtCATGCTAATGGAGTATCTGCCATAAATACTGTTCAAAGTTTAATGGGATTACACGCGGACGCAACCCCATGGCCAGCtgttggaattaaaaaagctACAACGTATGGGGGTATGTCAGGTAATGCAACAAGACCTCAAGCTTTAAGGGCTGTTTCTGCCATTTCTAAAGCTCTTCCTGGATTTCCCATACTTGGGATTGGTGGTATTGAATCAGCAGATGTTGctcttcaatttttacattgtGGTGCATCAGTTTTACAG GTTTGCAGTGCTGTACAAAATCAAGATTTTACTCTAATTGATGATTATATAACTGGTTTAAAAGCGTTATTATacttgaagaatttaaaacaaCTAAAAAATTGGGATGGACAAAGCCCACCAACGTTTAAACATCAGAAAGGAAAACCTGTTGTTTTACAACATGCTCTTGGCAAA aATATACCATATTTTGGAGAATATCAAAAACTACGGGAAGCAAAAATAGCTGAAATTAAAGCTATCTCGAATCCGCTTGATAATCTCGTCGAGACAACGAGATCTAGTCCAGAAACTATTACAGCTATACCAAGTATAAAAGATGTTATTGGCAAagctttaaattatattggcaCATATAAGGATTTGAATAACAAAGAACAAGTAATAGCATTGATAGATGAT gATATGTGTATAAATTGTGGAAAATGTTATATAGCTTGTGCCGATTCTGGCTATCAAGCAATTAAATTTGACTCTGAAACTCACATTCCAACAGTAACAGACGATTGTACGGGTTGTACTCTTTGTCTTTCAGTATGTCCTATTATTGATTGTATTAc tatGGTACCTAAAAGGATACCTCACGTTATTAATAGAGGAGTACCATTAAAAGaatgtttcaattttgaaatagaataa